The following proteins come from a genomic window of Trueperaceae bacterium:
- a CDS encoding IclR family transcriptional regulator: protein MSQALVKGIQLLEFVANGDDTLPKLTRSSGLPKSTIHRLAAVLVDNGLLRYQDHRYLLGYRLLELSEKAKRQLSYLQIARPHLEELSRRTKETVHLGELSDGHIIYLDKIEGQRGLQMRSHIGLRTPAQLTALGKVLIAHRPRDEWDRHLLDLPARTPRTITDREQLLQELESVRQQGYAFDREENEPGTRCVAAPIWDSSGKVIAALSISGATIYIDERRQMELAPVAIDFAQMISRELGGGEAASIPHRSDTSVPS, encoded by the coding sequence GTGAGTCAAGCACTCGTCAAGGGAATACAGCTGCTCGAGTTCGTTGCGAACGGCGACGACACCCTGCCCAAGCTGACCAGATCTAGCGGATTGCCCAAGAGCACCATCCACCGACTGGCTGCAGTGCTGGTCGACAATGGCCTCCTCCGTTATCAGGACCATCGTTACCTGCTGGGGTACAGGTTGCTCGAGTTGAGCGAGAAGGCCAAACGGCAACTCAGTTACCTGCAGATTGCCAGGCCTCACCTGGAGGAGTTGTCACGCCGAACGAAGGAGACCGTCCACCTCGGGGAACTCTCGGACGGACACATCATCTATCTCGACAAGATCGAGGGTCAGCGTGGACTCCAGATGAGATCCCACATCGGTCTGAGGACGCCGGCTCAGTTGACGGCACTTGGGAAGGTGCTCATCGCCCATCGTCCACGAGATGAGTGGGATCGCCACCTGTTGGACCTGCCCGCCAGGACGCCCAGAACCATCACCGACCGTGAGCAGCTCCTGCAAGAACTTGAATCGGTGAGGCAGCAGGGGTATGCGTTCGACCGCGAGGAGAACGAACCCGGTACTCGCTGCGTGGCGGCCCCGATCTGGGACTCGAGTGGCAAGGTCATTGCTGCCCTCAGTATCAGCGGGGCGACCATTTACATCGACGAGAGGCGGCAGATGGAGCTCGCTCCTGTCGCGATCGACTTCGCCCAGATGATCTCGAGAGAACTGGGTGGCGGCGAGGCGGCGAGCATCCCGCACCGCTCTGACACCTCGGTGCCATCGTGA
- a CDS encoding extracellular solute-binding protein codes for MVLVLALLSIGFAQTDINFAVWNYSLDTVQDNIAKFEEAHPDIDVSLSDYTWPDFHDTMVLRFRGGNAPDVLYVGQDWLPAWASAGWLTPLSEACPDLTKYNQDAADYAVSDMTYQDQVYGLPYYADTISFLYNAQVLEEHDIPVPETWEDVLQASLQLKEAGMEKPFVYEYNQELPNFYDAFVAQVYGRGGDMFDEDLNPLFDDPESNAFKHLQWLQEANTEHGIVQLVPHETDVIRTMNTGEHAFTVVYNYVLAAMNEEATQPLAGDFALALMPGEAHQTLGFAKFYSISSAAASDPEKREAACEFIEYMGGGDYQVATRWAAEKGLGFAQLPLFEDPAVIDSWNDWVDMDVLRQQVATARSGTWTEWTSIWSAYFRPLLAQAMAGQMSVEEAMNLGAEKWLEYREMVRGG; via the coding sequence ATGGTGCTGGTCCTGGCGCTTCTCTCGATCGGGTTCGCCCAAACCGACATCAACTTCGCCGTCTGGAACTACTCTCTCGACACTGTGCAGGACAACATAGCGAAGTTCGAGGAGGCGCACCCCGACATCGATGTCTCCCTCAGCGACTACACCTGGCCCGACTTCCACGACACCATGGTCCTGCGTTTCCGCGGGGGGAATGCGCCGGATGTGCTGTACGTCGGACAGGATTGGCTGCCTGCCTGGGCGTCGGCTGGTTGGCTCACCCCGCTGTCCGAAGCTTGTCCAGACCTGACCAAGTACAACCAGGACGCCGCCGACTACGCGGTGAGCGACATGACTTACCAGGACCAGGTGTACGGTCTCCCCTACTACGCAGACACCATCAGCTTCCTCTACAACGCCCAAGTTCTCGAAGAGCACGACATCCCCGTTCCCGAGACGTGGGAAGACGTTCTCCAGGCCAGCCTGCAACTCAAGGAGGCGGGCATGGAGAAGCCGTTCGTCTACGAATACAACCAGGAACTGCCGAATTTCTACGACGCATTCGTGGCCCAGGTTTACGGCCGCGGCGGCGACATGTTCGACGAAGACCTGAACCCGCTCTTCGACGATCCTGAGAGCAATGCATTCAAGCATCTGCAGTGGCTGCAGGAGGCAAACACCGAACACGGAATCGTTCAGTTGGTCCCTCACGAGACCGATGTGATCAGGACGATGAACACCGGAGAGCACGCCTTCACCGTCGTCTACAACTACGTGCTGGCAGCGATGAACGAAGAAGCGACTCAGCCTCTCGCCGGAGATTTCGCTCTCGCCCTCATGCCGGGCGAGGCACATCAGACTCTCGGCTTCGCCAAGTTTTACTCGATCTCGAGTGCAGCCGCGAGCGATCCCGAGAAACGGGAAGCCGCCTGCGAGTTCATCGAATACATGGGCGGGGGTGACTACCAGGTCGCTACCCGTTGGGCCGCCGAGAAGGGCCTCGGGTTCGCTCAGCTGCCGCTGTTCGAAGACCCTGCGGTGATCGACAGTTGGAACGACTGGGTCGATATGGACGTGTTGAGGCAACAGGTGGCTACCGCCAGGAGTGGCACCTGGACCGAGTGGACCTCGATCTGGAGCGCCTACTTCCGCCCGCTCCTGGCACAGGCGATGGCGGGGCAGATGAGCGTCGAGGAAGCGATGAACCTCGGCGCGGAGAAGTGGCTAGAGTACCGCGAGATGGTACGCGGCGGCTAG
- a CDS encoding aldehyde dehydrogenase family protein, with amino-acid sequence MTTDVKREKTVEGLRMLIGGRWVESGGGETFEAFNPATGRVIATLPKGTREDARLAVAEARKAQPRLASMSVWERSKMLLAIADVMEARREELARTLTEDQGKPFWSEALFEVGKAIEGFRNAAEHVKWLEGETIRVEDPRKRVFTIYQPRGVYAVVTPWNFPMNIPVEYLAPGLAAGNAIVWVPAPTTSVCAVKLMECLVEAGLPEGIVNLVTGPGDVVGDEIVGHPDVDAVGFTGSAATGVHIARRAAGKPCLLEMGGNGPVIVLDDADIEKAIAATCGGSFSNAGQICSSSERVLVGHRIYEEFAERAVEAARNVRLGDPFDKESSMGPLNNPGVAQKVAEHLADSVDRGASVMFGGRSRGDLGSSLFFEPTVLSDVSLDSRLNLEETFGPVVPLIRVSSDEEMLEIANRNTFGLVASVFTQDINRAYYFAEGIKTGTVNVNDASTYWELHVPFGGASGKFSGVGRVGGKYALREMSDLKTISIDLG; translated from the coding sequence ATGACGACAGATGTGAAACGGGAGAAAACGGTCGAAGGGCTGCGCATGCTCATCGGCGGTCGCTGGGTCGAGAGCGGGGGCGGAGAAACGTTTGAAGCCTTCAACCCTGCAACCGGTCGAGTCATAGCCACGCTGCCTAAGGGTACCAGGGAAGACGCCAGGCTGGCGGTGGCGGAGGCGCGCAAAGCCCAACCCCGACTGGCTTCGATGTCTGTGTGGGAGCGCTCGAAGATGTTGCTGGCGATAGCCGACGTCATGGAAGCGCGCCGCGAGGAACTCGCCAGGACGCTCACAGAGGACCAGGGCAAGCCGTTCTGGTCCGAGGCCCTGTTCGAGGTAGGCAAAGCGATCGAGGGGTTCCGGAACGCGGCCGAGCACGTCAAGTGGCTCGAGGGCGAAACCATCAGGGTGGAAGATCCTAGGAAGCGGGTGTTCACCATTTATCAGCCGCGCGGGGTTTATGCCGTGGTGACACCGTGGAACTTCCCGATGAACATACCGGTCGAGTATCTCGCTCCGGGGCTTGCCGCCGGCAACGCCATAGTTTGGGTGCCTGCGCCAACGACATCCGTTTGTGCCGTAAAGCTGATGGAGTGCCTTGTGGAAGCGGGTCTGCCGGAAGGCATCGTCAACCTCGTCACCGGGCCCGGAGACGTCGTGGGTGACGAGATCGTCGGTCATCCTGACGTCGATGCGGTCGGGTTCACCGGGAGCGCCGCTACCGGTGTTCACATCGCCCGCCGCGCCGCTGGCAAGCCATGCCTTCTGGAGATGGGCGGGAACGGTCCCGTGATAGTGCTGGACGACGCCGACATCGAGAAGGCGATCGCGGCAACCTGCGGCGGCAGCTTCTCCAACGCCGGCCAGATCTGCTCCTCATCCGAGCGCGTTCTCGTGGGCCACCGGATCTACGAAGAGTTCGCCGAGCGCGCTGTGGAGGCGGCCAGGAACGTGCGGCTGGGAGATCCTTTCGACAAGGAAAGCAGCATGGGGCCGCTCAACAACCCCGGGGTGGCTCAGAAGGTGGCCGAGCACCTCGCCGACAGCGTCGACAGGGGCGCGAGCGTGATGTTCGGCGGGAGGTCGAGGGGGGACCTCGGAAGCAGCCTATTCTTCGAGCCAACCGTCTTGAGCGATGTGAGCCTCGACAGCAGACTCAACCTCGAGGAGACCTTCGGTCCGGTCGTCCCGCTGATCAGGGTCAGCAGCGACGAAGAGATGCTCGAGATCGCCAACCGGAACACCTTCGGCCTCGTAGCGAGCGTCTTCACCCAGGACATAAACCGTGCCTACTACTTCGCCGAAGGGATCAAGACGGGGACCGTGAACGTCAACGACGCCTCGACCTACTGGGAACTGCATGTGCCCTTCGGAGGTGCGTCGGGCAAGTTCAGCGGAGTCGGCCGGGTGGGCGGAAAATATGCCCTGCGCGAGATGAGCGACCTCAAGACCATAAGCATCGACCTGGGATAA
- a CDS encoding sugar ABC transporter permease: MPVLVPVFLFTLYPVAHALWKSLHRSQLLLPGEPFVGLANYADVLSEPTIWTSLQNTLTFTLIAAPVTVALGLGVAYLLLADYPGRIYVRSVVLLPWALPGAITAVMWTWVFHPSWGLINHGLRLAGLIDSNIQWLTEPALAKVAVTVAHIWAQFPFAAVLMLAALSSIDATLYSAAKVDGANTWERFRFVTLPQISTMIAVLLVYETLIAVTSYDVTYAMTGGGPGNATTLLSFQIWKQSFSMLNFGNGAALAFLTALLSLVFIGLILWAIPAELFRADDEK; encoded by the coding sequence TTGCCGGTCCTGGTGCCGGTGTTTCTCTTCACTCTCTACCCGGTAGCTCACGCGCTCTGGAAAAGCCTTCACCGGTCGCAGCTGCTGCTACCCGGAGAGCCGTTCGTGGGCCTGGCCAACTACGCCGACGTCCTGAGCGAACCCACCATCTGGACCTCACTGCAGAACACCCTCACCTTCACGCTGATCGCCGCCCCGGTGACGGTGGCATTGGGCCTGGGCGTGGCATATCTTCTGTTGGCCGATTACCCGGGACGCATCTACGTCCGTTCCGTCGTACTGCTCCCGTGGGCTCTTCCGGGCGCCATTACGGCCGTCATGTGGACCTGGGTCTTCCACCCTTCGTGGGGGCTAATCAACCATGGGCTGCGACTGGCCGGCCTCATCGACAGCAATATCCAGTGGCTTACGGAACCGGCCCTCGCCAAGGTGGCCGTGACAGTCGCGCACATCTGGGCCCAATTCCCGTTCGCGGCCGTCCTCATGCTGGCGGCCCTCTCGTCGATCGACGCGACGCTCTACTCGGCGGCCAAGGTAGACGGGGCCAACACCTGGGAGCGCTTTCGCTTCGTCACCCTCCCCCAGATAAGCACCATGATCGCGGTACTGTTGGTCTACGAAACCTTGATCGCGGTCACCAGCTACGACGTGACCTACGCGATGACCGGGGGCGGCCCCGGAAATGCGACCACACTACTCTCCTTCCAGATCTGGAAGCAGAGCTTCAGCATGCTGAACTTCGGTAATGGCGCGGCCCTGGCCTTCCTCACGGCACTGCTTTCACTGGTCTTCATAGGCCTTATCCTGTGGGCCATCCCGGCCGAACTGTTCAGAGCGGATGACGAGAAGTGA
- a CDS encoding Gfo/Idh/MocA family oxidoreductase has protein sequence MSQLRIGVVGCGFMGSLHAATLAQAANAELAAVFDRDRQAAKKVAEEHAASVADTLEELVAGFELDGLIVATPDDLHAEPVYAAAAAGLAVLVEKPLAHTLSDARQMLAACEEAGTLLMVGHILRFETVYANLRLAVRGGVIGNVVSVFARRHGLRTEAERFKGRAHVIDYLAVHDLDILNWMREDAPVAVTATAAHGIISQRYGTPDVVVSVLQYGDGSIATVESGWTLPTSWNPQRAPAEWLPFGDVRLDVFGEEGMLSLDFRNMNLIGVDEGGWRIPETRHWPRLHGRVTGALREEVGHFLDCLAGNAEPVSTGWSALAAVELCAALHRSLRSSTSEALPLNGSDFKFNSSERIVR, from the coding sequence GTGAGTCAACTGCGAATCGGGGTCGTCGGTTGCGGCTTCATGGGTTCACTCCATGCTGCCACCCTGGCTCAAGCTGCGAACGCCGAGCTAGCCGCTGTCTTCGACAGAGACAGGCAGGCGGCAAAGAAGGTCGCGGAGGAACACGCAGCAAGCGTTGCCGACACTCTGGAGGAGCTCGTCGCCGGCTTCGAGCTCGACGGGCTGATAGTCGCCACCCCCGATGACCTCCACGCTGAACCCGTGTACGCCGCCGCAGCTGCCGGACTGGCAGTCCTCGTCGAGAAGCCCCTTGCCCACACCCTGAGCGACGCCAGGCAGATGCTGGCTGCATGCGAGGAGGCAGGCACGCTGCTCATGGTCGGTCACATTTTGAGGTTCGAGACGGTCTATGCGAACCTCAGGCTGGCGGTCAGAGGAGGCGTAATCGGTAACGTGGTGTCCGTTTTCGCGCGAAGACACGGTCTAAGGACAGAAGCCGAACGGTTCAAAGGTAGAGCCCACGTCATCGACTACCTCGCAGTTCACGACCTCGACATCCTCAACTGGATGCGGGAGGATGCTCCCGTCGCAGTGACGGCAACAGCTGCTCACGGAATAATCTCCCAACGCTACGGAACTCCCGACGTGGTAGTTTCCGTTCTCCAGTACGGCGACGGCTCGATCGCTACCGTCGAAAGCGGGTGGACGCTGCCGACTTCCTGGAACCCGCAGCGGGCGCCCGCGGAGTGGTTACCTTTCGGAGATGTGCGACTCGACGTGTTCGGCGAGGAAGGGATGCTGTCGCTCGACTTCCGCAACATGAACCTGATCGGTGTCGACGAAGGTGGCTGGCGCATCCCGGAAACCAGGCACTGGCCGCGGTTGCATGGACGAGTGACAGGCGCGCTTCGCGAAGAGGTAGGCCACTTCCTCGACTGCCTCGCTGGTAACGCGGAGCCGGTTTCGACGGGATGGAGCGCGCTGGCAGCGGTGGAACTCTGTGCCGCCCTTCATCGATCGCTCCGCTCCAGTACGAGCGAAGCGCTTCCCCTGAACGGATCGGACTTCAAGTTCAATTCGAGTGAGAGGATCGTGCGATGA
- a CDS encoding creatininase family protein: MNSSNWADNTSPSLGQAIAEDPIVVVPVGSIEQHGNHLPVGTDGFAVEAVARRAVESWQGRRKVFLLPTLWTGLSPHHMNLPGTITLRSETFISVLEDICISLLHHGVRRILLLNGHGGNISAMDVALARLGERKLETERVVALTYWHLVASRAAEMRESRVGGTGHAGEFETSLMLATQPDQVKLDEAQVAYPELPSGYLSTDLFEGAPARRYIPFDKLSSSGTFGDPSLATLEKGERILRVCSEELLAFLHDFQAW, from the coding sequence GTGAACAGCTCGAACTGGGCAGACAACACCTCGCCGTCGCTGGGCCAGGCAATTGCGGAGGATCCGATCGTGGTCGTTCCCGTGGGATCGATCGAGCAGCACGGGAATCACTTACCGGTAGGGACTGACGGTTTCGCAGTCGAGGCGGTGGCGCGGCGGGCGGTCGAGTCGTGGCAGGGGAGGCGGAAGGTCTTCCTCCTGCCCACTCTCTGGACCGGCCTGTCGCCTCACCATATGAATCTCCCGGGAACGATCACGCTTCGGTCCGAGACGTTCATCTCGGTGCTGGAAGACATCTGCATCTCGCTGCTCCACCATGGCGTAAGGCGGATCCTTCTCCTGAACGGACACGGGGGCAACATCTCGGCGATGGATGTTGCTCTTGCGCGACTCGGGGAACGGAAGCTGGAGACGGAACGCGTCGTCGCGCTCACCTACTGGCATCTGGTAGCCAGTCGCGCCGCCGAAATGCGCGAATCACGAGTGGGAGGCACGGGCCACGCCGGGGAGTTCGAGACCTCCCTGATGCTGGCGACACAGCCCGATCAGGTGAAGCTCGACGAGGCGCAAGTCGCCTATCCGGAGTTACCCTCGGGCTACCTCTCGACCGATCTGTTCGAAGGTGCTCCGGCGAGACGGTACATCCCCTTCGACAAGCTCTCCTCGTCTGGCACCTTCGGGGACCCCTCACTCGCGACGTTGGAGAAGGGCGAACGGATCCTCAGGGTTTGCAGCGAGGAGCTGCTTGCCTTCCTGCACGACTTCCAGGCCTGGTAG